In Aegilops tauschii subsp. strangulata cultivar AL8/78 chromosome 3, Aet v6.0, whole genome shotgun sequence, one genomic interval encodes:
- the LOC109772941 gene encoding peroxidase 2, whose protein sequence is MATKLAALIALAAFLAGPAASEAASICFNGWLKLPTYNPVLCRPRPDVQTRQRRPAPSGSGLTSGYYNTRCPSAEKIVTDAVKKAVDANPGIGAGLIRLFFHDCFVRGCDGSVLLNTTNSKNSDTEREGPPNQNSLRGFEVVDEAKAAIEAACPDTVSCADIVAYAARDASYFLSDRKINIQMPGGRYDGRESFSNETDQLPGPFSNLTALQGSFAAKGLTSDEMVTLSGAHTIGRARCLFFSSRFSEMDSALAAKLRAQCGNDNNNVNQDDVTPDVLDKQYYQNVVDKKVLFTSDAVLNSTETITQVTENANMAGAWERKFEKAMETMGKIGVKTIGNQQGAEIRKVCWRVNS, encoded by the exons ATGGCGACTAAGCTCGCAGCGCTCATCGCCTTGGCCGCGTTCCTCGCCGGGCCGGCGGCGTCCGAGGCCGCCAGCATTTGCTTCAACGGCTGGCTGAAGCTACCCACCTACAACCCGGTGCTCTGTCGCCCCAGGCCGGACGTTCAGACGCGGCAGAGGAGACCTGCTCCCTCGGGGTCAGGGCTCACCTCCGGCTATTACAACACCAGGTGTCCCAGCGCAGAGAAGATCGTCACGGATGCCGTGAAGAAGGCCGTGGATGCGAATCCTGGCATTGGTGCCGGGCTCATCCGCCTCTTCTTTCACGACTGCTTCGTTCGG GGTTGCGATGGTTCCGTCCTTCTCAACACGACCAACTCCAAGAACAGCGACACGGAGAGGGAAGGCCCTCCCAACCAGAACAGCCTCCGAGGGTTCGAGGTGGTTGACGAGGCCAAGGCGGCGATCGAGGCCGCCTGCCCCGACACAGTCTCATGTGCTGACATCGTCGCCTACGCCGCCCGCGACGCGTCCTACTTTCTCAGCGACCGCAAGATCAACATCCAGATGCCGGGCGGTCGCTACGACGGCCGCGAGTCCTTCTCCAACGAGACCGACCAGCTGCCCGGGCCCTTCTCCAACCTCACGGCGCTCCAGGGGAGTTTCGCGGCCAAGGGACTCACCTCCGACGAGATGGTCACGCTCTCCGGCGCGCACACCATCGGCCGCGCCCGCTGCTTGTTCTTCTCCAGCCGCTTCTCTGAGATGGACTCGGCATTAGCCGCCAAGCTCAGGGCCCAGTGCGGCAACGACAACAACAACGTGAACCAAGACGATGTGACCCCCGACGTTCTGGATAAACAATACTACCAGAACGTGGTCGACAAGAAAGTGTTGTTCACCTCGGACGCCGTGCTCAACTCGACGGAAACAATAACGCAGGTGACAGAAAACGCGAACATGGCCGGGGCGTGGGAGAGGAAGTTCGAGAAAGCCATGGAGACTATGGGGAAAATCGGGGTCAAGACCATAGGCAACCAGCAAGGCGCAGAGATCAGGAAGGTATGCTGGAGAGTCAACAGCTAA